TCAGCTCGGGCTCGTAGGCCGGGAGCGGCTCCTCGGACAGCACCACCCGGTCGATGCGCAGACCGTCGTCCACGACCCCCGTCGGCGCGTCGGCCGAGGCGGCGGGCAGGTCGAGGTCCAGGACCATGCACCCTTCCGAGAACTGCGGCGCCCGCGCCACGACCTCGCCGTCGCGGTCGACGACGATCGAGTCGCCGTCGAAGACCAGCTCGTCCTGCCCGCCGATCATCGCGAGGTAGGCGGTGGTGCAGCCGGCCTCCTGGGCCCGCTTGCGGACCAGCTCCAGCCGGGTGTCGTCCTTGTCGCGCTCGTAGGGGGAGGCGTTGACGGAGAGCAGCAGCCCGGCCCCGGCGGAGCGGGCCGCGGGCACCCGGCCGCCGTCCTGCCAGAGGTCCTCGCAGATGGCGAGGGCCACGTCGACGCCGTGCACCCGCAGCACCGGCATGGTGTCGCCCGGCACGAAGTAGCGGAACTCGTCGAAGACGCCGTAGTTGGGCAGGTGGTGCTTGGCGAAGGAGAGGACCACCTCGCCGCCGTACAGCACGGCCGCCGCGTTGCGCGGCGAGCCCGCGGGGCGGCCGAACTTCGGCCGGCCGCCCTCGGACCGGTCGAGGTAGCCGACGACCACCGGCAGTTCACCGTGGCCCTCGTCGGCGAGGCGGACGGCGAGCTCGCGCAGGGCCGTGCGGGAGGCCTCCACGAAGGAGGAGCGCAGGGCGAGGTCCTCGACGGGATACCCGGTCAGCGCCATCTCCGGGAACGCCACGAGATGCGCTCCCTGCTCGGCGGAGTGCCGGGTCCAGCGGAGGATCGTTTCGGTGTTGCCGACGAGGTCGCCGACGCGCGAGTCGATCTGGTTCAGAGCGAGACGAAGTTGAGGCACGTCCACCAGTGTAATCGTCAAAACGACGCGATGGGGGGCGTGGGGTGTCGGACACCCCACGCCCCCCACGCCCCTCCGCGTACGACATGCCCACGACGCGCGGACGAGCCGCGCGGGACAGGCGTACGACGGGCTCAGCGCCGGCGGTACGACTCCACGTAGCCGTTCGTGGGCGAGCCCACCCCGGTGACGTCGTCGTAGCCCTTCACGGCGGACAGCGAGCTGTCCTTGCCGAGGCTGCGGACGGAGGTCAGCAGCCCGGCCGTCGCGTCGTAGCTGTTGGCGAAGTCGACGCGCGCGACCGCGAGCCCGGACCCGGTCGGGTTGTCCGTGACGTCGTGGTAGACCCGCGAGCCGTACTTGGAGTAGATCGACGGGTTGGCGAAGCCGATCGCGCCGCCGCCGCGCGCCTCCTGGGCCAGCGCCTGCACGGCCGCGATGACCGGCGCGGCCAGCGAGGTCCCGCCGATGCGGTACTCGCTGTACTGCTCGGTCCCGTCCGGGAAGGTCTGGGTCTGGCCCACCCGGAAGCCGGTGTTGGGGTCGGCGATCGCCGAGATGTCCGGCACCACGCGGTTGCCCGCGGCGTTGTTGGCCGTGGCGAGCGCCTTCGGGACGACGCTCTTCTGGTAGTACGGCTCGGCCACGGTCTTGCTGGTGCCGCCGCCCGCACCCGAGGTGTAGGCGCCCGGGAAGCCGGTCCAGCTCTTGCCGTCGGCGGACAGCGCGGCCTTCTCCGTGCCCCAGCCGGTCTCCCACAGGTACGTGTCGCCCTTGCCGACCGCCAGCGAGGTGCCGCCGACCGCCGTCACCCACGCCGAGTTGGCCGGGGTGTCGACCTGCTTCGTACCGGTGTTCGCGACCTCGTCGCCGTTGTCGCCGGAGGAGAAGTAGAAGCCGATGCCCTCGACCGCGCCGAACTGGAAGACCTGGTCGTAGGCGGCCGCGAGGTCCGGCGTCTGGTTGGCCTCGATGTCGCCCCAGGAGTTGGAGACGATGTCGGCCAGGTGGTTGTCGACGACCTTGCTGAGCGAGTCGAGGAGGTCGTCGTCGTAGCAGGACGCGGCGCCCACATACGTGACGTCCGCCGCCGGCGCGACCGCGTGCACGGCCTCGACGTCGAGGGTCTCCTCGCCGTACCAGCCGGCCGCCCCGCACTCCTCGGTCCTGGTGTAGTCCGAGGGCAGCACCTGGGTCAGCTGGCCCGTCTTCCAGAACTTGTCGCCGTGCGCCTTCGCGTAGGTGGCCGCGTCGAGGGCGATCGTCGGCGAGGCGTACGCGTCGGTGATGGCGACGCGGACATGCTTGCCGGTGTACCTGCCGGCCCCGTACGCGGCACGCAGCTGCTTGCCGGTGTACCCCTGCACGGCGTACGGGATCTTCTTGCCGTAGGCCGACGGGAGGGTGCTCGCGGTGTTGGAGCCGTAGTACGTGGAGAACGGCCCGGAGTTCTTGAACACCGCGTCCGGCGGCGGAAGCTGGTCCTTGGACGCGGCCTTGTGCGGCGCGTTGTCCAGGCCGGTGACGGTCAGGACGGCGCCGTCCAGGCCCGCCGGAGCCGAGGCGGCCTTCGACGGAGCGCGGTAAGTACGGCTGCCCTTGGCATAGTTGTGCAGCTGGGTGCCGAACGCCTTCTCGACGGCGGCGACGTCACCGCTGACGGACACGTAGTGCCGGGTCGTGCCTGTCACCTTCAGACCGGCCGCCGTCAGCCACGACTTGACCGCGGCCACCTGGGCCTTGGTCGCGCCGAAGCGGGCGTCGGCCTGCTGGGCGGAGAGGTACTTGCCGTAGGCGGGCGAGGCGGGGTCGGACACGGCCTTCGCGTACGCGGCGAGGCCGGCGGCGTCCCGCCCGGCGAGATAGACCCGGGCGGAGACCTGGGCGCTGTCCGCGGTCGAGCCCTTGTCCGCCTTGGGCGTGGCCCACGCGGGCTTGGTCCCGGCCAGCGTGTCACGGGCCGGCCCGTCCGCGGCGTGCGCGGCGGGTATGCCGAGCGCCAGCGCGCCGGCGATCATGGGCAGTGTCGCTGCCATGCTCGCTCCGGCGCGCAGCGCGGCGCGGTTGGATCTCATAGGACCCCCTGTATGTGGTTCGACGCGAGTAGATCACTCGACGTGCGGGCCACTCTTGCGACGAACGCTTCATGCCAGGGGAATGCGAAAACCAAGAAGCGCCCAAGTGACCGCTTGCTGGGCGGATTTGACGGAAACGTCCGTGAAATCGAGGGAAAACCCTATGGGTTGCTCCGGCGGGTGCGCCACGGGGCGCGCCGGAGCCCGCGCCGTCGGCGTTACGGCTTGGCGCCCCGTGCCTTCAGCATGTCCGTCATCAGGTCGATCTCCGACTGCTGGGCCTCGACCATGCCCTGCGCGAGCCGCTTCTCCACCCCGACCGTGCACTTGGCGACGCACCCCTCGGCCATGTGGATGCCGCCCTTGTGGTGGTCCGTCATCAGCTGGAGGTAGAGGACCTCGGCCTGCTTGCCGTTGAGGGTGCCGAGCTTCTTCAGCTCGGTGTCGGTGGCCATGCCGGGCATGAGCGCGCCGTCCTCGCCGTCGCTCATCGCACCCATGCCCATCCAGGACATGGGCGCGTCGGACGACACCTTCGGCAGCCCCCAGAGGTCCAGCCAGCCGAGCAGCATGCCGCGCTGGTTGGCCTGCGTCTGCGCGATGTCGTAGGCGAGCCGCCGGACGTCCTCGTCGGTCGTCCGGTCCCGCACGATGTACGACATCTCGACGGCCTGCTGGTGATGCACCGCCATGTCCCGGGCGAATCCCGCGTCGGCGGAGCCGGCGGTGGGCGGCGCGTCGCCCGCTCCGCCGTCCTCGGCGACGGAGTACGTGATGGCTCCGGCGGCGACGAGCACTCCCGCCACGGCGACCGCCACTCCCGCGTACCTCACTTCGGCAGACCGCCCGAGCAGGCCGCGCCCGGCTCGGGCGTCTGCTCGCCCTGCACGAACTTCTCGAAGAACTTGTCCAGGTTCGGGTCGCTCGCGCTCGTCACCGTGCGCTGGTGCGCCCACGCGGTGAGCACGATCGGGTCGGCCTGGTCGTCGTCCGGGCTCATGAGCGTGTACGGCGTCTTCTTGACCCTGGCGGCGAGGGCGGCGACGTCCGCCTTGCTCGCCTTGCTGTTGTACGTCACCCAGACCGCGCCGTGCTCGAGCGAGTGCACGGCGTTCATGTTGTTCAGCTTCCTGGTGTAGACGTCGCCGTTGCAGTTCATCCAGACCTGGTTGTGGTCCCCGCCGACGGGAGGCTCGGTCGGGTACTTCACGGTCTTGCTCACATGGGTGCGCCCGAGCGTCCCCTTCCACGTCTTGACCCCGTCCGAACCGGTGACGAAGTGCCCCGAGGTCGCCTTGCCGTCGGCGGTGGTGTCCTTGTCGTCGTCCGACTGTGACTTCACGACGAACACGCCACCGGCGACCAGCGCGACCACGGCGACGACGGTGCCGCCGATCACGAGCACCCGGTTGCGCCGCTCACGGGCCTGATCGGCCCGCCGCATCTCCTCTATGCGCGCTTTGCGCGCCGGACTGCTGGTCTTGTCGGCGGAAC
This Streptomyces sp. NBC_00377 DNA region includes the following protein-coding sequences:
- a CDS encoding NAD+ synthase translates to MPQLRLALNQIDSRVGDLVGNTETILRWTRHSAEQGAHLVAFPEMALTGYPVEDLALRSSFVEASRTALRELAVRLADEGHGELPVVVGYLDRSEGGRPKFGRPAGSPRNAAAVLYGGEVVLSFAKHHLPNYGVFDEFRYFVPGDTMPVLRVHGVDVALAICEDLWQDGGRVPAARSAGAGLLLSVNASPYERDKDDTRLELVRKRAQEAGCTTAYLAMIGGQDELVFDGDSIVVDRDGEVVARAPQFSEGCMVLDLDLPAASADAPTGVVDDGLRIDRVVLSEEPLPAYEPELSGGYAERLDDAEEVYSALVVGLRAYVAKNGFRSVLIGLSGGIDSALVAAIACDALGAENVYGVSMPSKYSSEHSKGDAAELARRTGLNLRTVPIEPMFDAYMSSLGLTGLAEENLQSRLRGTLLMALSNQEGHIVLAPGNKSELAVGYSTLYGDSVGAYGPIKDVYKTWIFRLAEWRNRAAAERGQTPPIPENSITKPPSAELRPGQVDTDSLPDYPVLDAILELYVDRDQGADAIVAAGYDRELVVKTLRMVDTAEYKRRQYPPGTKISAKGFGKDRRLPITNAWRESV
- a CDS encoding S53 family peptidase encodes the protein MRSNRAALRAGASMAATLPMIAGALALGIPAAHAADGPARDTLAGTKPAWATPKADKGSTADSAQVSARVYLAGRDAAGLAAYAKAVSDPASPAYGKYLSAQQADARFGATKAQVAAVKSWLTAAGLKVTGTTRHYVSVSGDVAAVEKAFGTQLHNYAKGSRTYRAPSKAASAPAGLDGAVLTVTGLDNAPHKAASKDQLPPPDAVFKNSGPFSTYYGSNTASTLPSAYGKKIPYAVQGYTGKQLRAAYGAGRYTGKHVRVAITDAYASPTIALDAATYAKAHGDKFWKTGQLTQVLPSDYTRTEECGAAGWYGEETLDVEAVHAVAPAADVTYVGAASCYDDDLLDSLSKVVDNHLADIVSNSWGDIEANQTPDLAAAYDQVFQFGAVEGIGFYFSSGDNGDEVANTGTKQVDTPANSAWVTAVGGTSLAVGKGDTYLWETGWGTEKAALSADGKSWTGFPGAYTSGAGGGTSKTVAEPYYQKSVVPKALATANNAAGNRVVPDISAIADPNTGFRVGQTQTFPDGTEQYSEYRIGGTSLAAPVIAAVQALAQEARGGGAIGFANPSIYSKYGSRVYHDVTDNPTGSGLAVARVDFANSYDATAGLLTSVRSLGKDSSLSAVKGYDDVTGVGSPTNGYVESYRRR
- a CDS encoding DUF305 domain-containing protein — translated: MAVAVAGVLVAAGAITYSVAEDGGAGDAPPTAGSADAGFARDMAVHHQQAVEMSYIVRDRTTDEDVRRLAYDIAQTQANQRGMLLGWLDLWGLPKVSSDAPMSWMGMGAMSDGEDGALMPGMATDTELKKLGTLNGKQAEVLYLQLMTDHHKGGIHMAEGCVAKCTVGVEKRLAQGMVEAQQSEIDLMTDMLKARGAKP
- a CDS encoding DUF3105 domain-containing protein, whose product is MGSADKTSSPARKARIEEMRRADQARERRNRVLVIGGTVVAVVALVAGGVFVVKSQSDDDKDTTADGKATSGHFVTGSDGVKTWKGTLGRTHVSKTVKYPTEPPVGGDHNQVWMNCNGDVYTRKLNNMNAVHSLEHGAVWVTYNSKASKADVAALAARVKKTPYTLMSPDDDQADPIVLTAWAHQRTVTSASDPNLDKFFEKFVQGEQTPEPGAACSGGLPK